The genomic stretch TCATCGAGAAGCATGATATCATTCTTTTGAAGAAGTAGTTTTGCCAATTCAATTCTCATTCTCCATCCTCCTGAAAATTCATCAGTGATCTTTTGGAAATCATCTGCTTTAAATCCTAAACCAAACAACACTTTTTCCATGTCTCCCTCAAGGTTGTAGGCATCATGGTTCATTAAAAGGTCATTCAGCTCGGTCATTTTATTAATCAAATCCGTGTAAGAATCACTTTCGTAATCGGTTCTTACAGTCATTTGGTGATTAACCTCTTCAAGCTCATTTTTCCAGGCATTAATTTGCTCGAAAGCCTGCATTGTTTCATCCCAAACGGTTCTTCCTTTTACGAAATCAAGATCTTGCTTCAGGAAACCAATGGTAACACTTCCTTCTGTTACAACCTCTCCTTCGTAGAAATTAATTTCTCCGGACAGCATTTTCAATAGAGTGGATTTTCCCGCTCCATTTTTCCCTACGAGTCCTACTTTATCATCCTTTTTAATGGTGAAATTTACGTTTTGAAATAAATAATTTCCTGAATGATGTAATCCTAAACTTTGAACCGAAAGCATTTTAATTAATAATTAGTAATGAATAATGAATTTTCGGGTGCAAAAATACGGAAAAAGAAATGAATGGCCCAGAAATAAAGAAACGGACCAAGTAGTTCATTCTTTTTACAGATTAATTTTCCAGTAAAGTTGATCTGAGAAGACATTAAGAAGCGATACTCGTCATGTTCCGGAAATGTATTCCAAATAAAAGGGAACATCTGAAACAATGTTCCCTACCCTAAATTTAAAACTAAAAAAGGACTAACACTAATTATTTATTTCATCCAGTCTTGTCACCGGAGTCTTTATAATTGAACGGGTCCAGACATCATTATTAGGAACGCTTGTCCCATACAGGAAGTCTGCTACAAAACGGTCTTCAGGAAGATGAAGTTCAGCAGAAAGTCTTGTATGGCTTTTTTGGTCTACAACAGTACTGCTAGAAACATTCAATCCGTTGTTGAGAAGTTCAACATTCATTTCATACTCGGATTGCTTCGATAGACCATCGTGATAAAGTCCAAAGTTTGCAGCAATATGGATATAATCAGATAGTTTATCATAATTATATTTTGGTTTTTTATTGATAGAAAGGTCTTTTATATACCCTGACATTTCTTCATATAAACTTTCTAATAAAGGATGTCTTTTATAATCTATCTCCAGCTCTTTTCCTGACGTAAAAACGGGTGAAATTTCATTGGTTTCTTTCAGCATCAGTTTTCCATATAGTTTTGACAGTTCATTATACACTTTATCTCTACAGACATAAGCTTTTGAAAAAGCATCTTTTCTTTCCACTCTGAATCCGGAAAGTAACGCATCCCATATTTTATTTTCTTCGGCGTCTGTTTTTCTGTTTCTTATATTATAAACATAATTCTTCAAATCTTCCGTATTGGCAAAATCTGTAGAAATATATACGGATTGAGGTCCTTCCAGATATCCACCACCAACATCTGCATGAGCACCCGGAACAAAAATTTCTTTCCAGACAACAGTATTGTCCAGGAACCTGCAATCCTGCATCATTTTTGAATTTTCAAAAAAACCAGTCAAAGGAAAAAAGAATCGGCATTCATTGAATGCACAGATATGCAATACATTTTCCACCTGATGAGAAACGCTCACATCATAAGTATTAAATGGTTTGGACTCTACTGTATCAAAAGCTCCCAAAAATTTCACTTTAACCTTAGTGAAGGAATAGTTTGAAAAAAGCCAGTGGCTAAAGGTTCTGGCTAACATTCCTCCTCTTCCGAAACCGTATAAATAAAAATGATATTCACAATCTTCATCCTGAATAATCCTCTGTACAAAGCTTTCTGCTTTCTGAAGTTTATCATCCGAAGAATATCCTTTTCCATAAGGTGGATTGGCACATGTTGTTATCGCAAAATTGCTGTCTTCTCTGCCTGAGACGGTCCCTATTCCTTCAACATATATTTTTTCGTTACCGATAAATAATTTGTATAATTTATAGATATTGGTGAATGCACCATGATAGCTTTCATTATTATTCAGTGGTTTATCTCCTGAAAGTGCATTGACTCCATTGTTTCCCGTACCGTCAAAGAAAATTCCGACGGAAATCACTCTACTGCCATTCATTCTTTTGTTAATTTTTTATTACAGATCTTCTCTGTACATTTATGTTTTTATTTAAGCTCCCTAAAAGAGACATTCCAAAATAACGGAAGAAAGTGCAGTCTGGCTAGAGTGAAAAGTACCAAATAAAAAATTCCGTATTTCTACGGAATCTAATCAAATTTTTTCGAGAGAGTAAATATTGTTTACAATGGCATAAATGACTATTCCCACTGTATTTTTGGCCCCTATTTTTTCGAGAATACGCTGTCTGTGACTTTCCACGGTTCTTGGGCTGATAAAAAGTTTCTCACCAATTTCATTGTTTGTAAATTCCTGACAGATCAATTTGACAACATCTTTTTCTCTTTCAGACAGCTCATCTTCGGTTTCAAAGAGTGAATTTTTCTTGGCTGAGCTATTCATATAAGTAAATAGCATCTGGTGATCTTCAGCCGTAAAAAAAACTCCATTTTTATCAACCATCGTAATGGCATCAATAAATGTTTTCTTATCAGAATTTTTAGGAAGAAAAGCCGAAACGCCCAGCTTAACCATATATCCTAAGACAGAGGTTTTGTAGTGAGAAGAAAGAATAATGATTTTAAGATCCGGATATTTTTCTTTGAGAATTTCTACCAGTTCAAAACCATTCATTGGCTTCATCTGAATATCTACCAGTGCAATATCTGGAAATTCTTTTTCTGAAAGTTTCCCCAGATATTCTATAAAATCAGGTCCATTATCTGCCGTAAGACATACAGATATATTTTTTTCATTGGACAGCAGCAGTTTTACCCCTTCAAGGATCAGCTGTTCATCATCAATCAGTGCTATTTTGATTTGGGAACTCATGATGTTTCGGAATTTTTATGATTAAACGACTTCCTTTATTTAAAAAAGATTTTTTCCATTTATGAACGGCATTCATCGATTTTATTCTGGATTCGATGTTTTTAATTCCCATGCCTTTTTTCACCTCTTCATATTCGAATCCCTGCCCATTGTCTGAAATAACAACCGCCATATTTTGTGGGTAATCTTTAATGTAGATCCAAAGATCCGTCGCTGTTGAATGTTTAATGACATTGGTGGTAAACTCCTGAATAATCCGGTACAGCTGTACTTCCACAAAAAGATCCTTTTTTTCATATCCGGGCATTACCTGCATGGATATATTAATTTTGTGAGAAAGATTGGCAATGAGTTCTTCTACATATAAAACCAGTCCCACTGATTCAAGATTAACAGGATATAATGAATGAGAAATACTTCTGGCCGCATCAATCAGTGAAGACATCTGACCGTAAATATTTTTTTTAATCAGCTCGTCCCCTTTAGTATCCAGATTATTGAGCCATAAAGAGAGAATATTGAGCCTGTTTCCTATATCATCATGAATCATCACGGCTATCCTTTTGCGTTCTTCTTCCTGGGCCTTGATGTTTTCCAATGCCAACTTTTTCTGATGAAGAACTTCTGCTTCATGCTGTACATTTTTTTCCTTAATAATCCTGCTTATAAAAGCTCTGTAGGCAAGCATAATAAAGGATACTATAATTGCTATGGTAACAATTATAAGAATCAAAAGGTTGATATTTAAGGTTACTTCTTTAATTGGATAAAAGTATATATAAGTGAACAGTATAAAATACTTGAAAAAACATTATTGGCACTGAAAAGGATATAATAATTATTTTCTGAAAGGTTGGCAATCTGATGCTGAATGATAAAAATAAACACTGAAACAGAGTAATAGAAAAAAATACTGGCATCCACCCAAAGAAAACGATTCTGATCTGATGTTTTTTTAATCTCATTAATCAGGGCAACTCCTGACAGGCAAATAATAATGATATTGGAAACTACTTTTGCAATGTCAGCATTAACAGGATAGTTGAAGCTATATTTTGAGATCATAAAACTTATCGCAATTACGGCTCCCAATCCTAAAAGGTATTTAGGCCAATTCAATTTTCTGACAAACAAACCTGTCAATAAAAAAAATTCTCCGGCAATGTAGAACGGATAAAGAAATGAGGTATCATTGAGTCTGAATACATAAGGTAAAGCAAGATTCAGCAATTCAATAAAAAACAGAAAAGCAATACAATAAAAATACTGCTTTTCTTTAAGGTTTAATATGCGGTATTTAATGGCTCCCAACACTATTACAGCCAGAAGCAACCCGTAATTTAGGAATAAAATCGTCTTATAAAGATCTGCCATTCCTTTTATTTATTATTTAAAATTCACCTTCCATCCCTGGTATACGGCAAATAGGCGGACATGGTTTTGCCCAGTCATACATATTGGAAAGGGTCTCTGCGCGTTGTGAGTTTTGAAGATCTTCATGGAAAGAAATGAAAATAAGAGTTACCAACATTTTTCCGTAAACTTTATTGTATTTAAGTCCGAAGGAGCATTTGATCTCTCTCAACCCTTCATCTGCAAGGCAAAGATCTGCTGTAGGTACATAAAATCTTTTAAAGATTCCCAATCCTTTGGATTCTTCATGCTCTTTATAAAACCAATCCATCCCTGATTCTCTCCAGGTTTCAATCGCTTCTATAGCAATATCCTGATCTAAAATAGGTTTATTAGATATGGGGAAAGCCATATCTGAATTTTGCTCTACTTTTTCAAGGCCTTTGGAAAGAATAGCATTTTTTACAATCGTATATTCCTGAACTTCCTGAAGTTTTAAATCTTTATCAAGCTCAGTAAGAACACTGTAAGGATATTCTTTCTGATCTATCCTATCTCCCTTTTCATTCATGGGATAAAAAATAAGGATGATCTGATCTTTCCAGATTCCCATTGCTGCACAAAACTCAGGATAATCTCTATAGCTTTTCATCCAATTGAGTGGTCCATCGGAAATATTAAAGATATAATTGGTAGGAATTAAATCTTTCATTCTGGAAAAATTGCCACGGCAAAGCTCCCATTCGTCTGCAGCAACTTTACATGCGTCTACAGGAAGTAAATAATCTACGTAGTTTAATGTTGTCATAAGCATGGTTTTTAGCTGTATAAAATTATACAAACTAAACATGCTGTGCAAGTAGGAATTTAATTAATAATTACGCACGGTAATATGATAGCAGCTTTGTTGTTTTTCTTTTATGTAATAAATTCTACCAGCATCTGCATAATGCTTTAAAACTTTCTCCAAGGCTACTTCCATTTTGGGGTTATATTTTAAGACATTATTAAATCGTATATAAGAAATATCAAAGGAATTGCCATAATTATGGGAACTTATTCCCAATGAAGCGTTAGAATTCACTCTTCTCAATCTGCATTGGTCTTCCAATGTTCTGGTTATAGATGAAACCGTGAATGTAGCTCCTTTTGTTGCCTTACTGAATTTGGATCCAATATTTTCAAGTGTAGTTTTTGCTTTAGAAACCATATAGGCTTTACTATAGTCCAGCTTTTGTACCTGATATCCTTTTCCGGATTTCTTTATTTTATGAAACTTTCCTTTACTTATATACTTCTGTACGGTTTTAGAGTCTTTCAGTAAGTGTACACCAAAACTTTTAGAGGCATCCAGATGGGGTTTATAAAGTGCAGTAGGTTCAACCTTCAAAACAGTCGTAAGATCGTAACAGGGAAGCGTTTTTTTTGCCGCCTGGGAATAATGTAAACTATACATAAAAGGTACAAAGACCACACAAAGAAACTTTCTCATTAACCACCACTTTAAATTACTAACAAAGGATAAAACAATTATGTTAGCTCATTTAATAACAACTATAATCGTATCCCGACAAATCCCAAACAAACATCAAACCAATTTGTTGAATTTGCAATTTTTGTTCCTCTAATTTTGAAATATTTTTTCAGTTTTAACTTTTTACTTTAAGATATAAATTCTACATTTGAGTTACATTTTAAAAATAAACAATATGATAAAAAAACTTTTTGCTGAATTTTTCGGCACATTTTGGCTTGTTTTCGGAGGTTGCGGGAGCGCTGTTTTTGCAGCAGGTGTTCCTGATATTGGCATAGGACTTTTAGGAGTAGCTCTTGCCTTTGGTCTTACGGTTCTTACCATGGCCTATGCGGTAGGACATATTTCCGGTGGCCACTTCAACCCGGCAGTTTCTTTCGGACTTTTAGCCGGGGGGAGATTTTCTGCCAAAGACCTTATCCCTTATATTGTAGCACAATGTCTTGGTGCCATTGTTGCTGCGGGATGTCTATACACGATCCTTAACGGTGCCGGAGCTGTAGATTTCTCAAAACCAGGAGCATTTGCCACCAATTTCTATGGTGAAGCAGTCTACAACGGAAAAGCATTCAGCATGGGAGCGGCATTCCTTGCGGAGTTTTTACTAACAGCGTTCTTCCTTATTGTCATTATGGGAGCTACGGATAAATGGGCTAATGGTAAATTTGCCGGTATCGCTATTGGGCTTGCACTTACTTTGATTCACCTGATCTCTATTCCTATTACGAATACTTCTGTAAACCCTGCACGATCTCTTTCTCAGGCAGTTTTCACGGGCGGGTTGGCGATGTCACAGCTTTGGCTGTTCTGGGTAGCTCCAATTCTTGGTGGAATTGTAGGTGGATTAATCTACAAATTCTTACTTCAGAGAGATACTGCAGAAATAACTGACTAATTAATATTAGAACAATACATTATCATAAAATCCTGTCTGATGACGGGATTTTTTGTTTTTATAAAGTTTTTTAAACGTAAGTTTTATGATGAGGAAGTATTATTTTCAGGAAACAAAGAAATACGACTTTATCGCTGATGAGGTAAGTAATTTAGCCATGTGGCAAAAGAAAAAATGATTGCTTTATTTTTTATTCTTAAGATCAAAAGGATTTTTGAAAATGAGTTCTTCATGTTTTCCTTTGATTTCCATTTTTCGCTGAAGTAAGTTCAATGCCATTTTCCTGATAAAAAGATCTTTATCATTCAACTTCCAGTAAGAATCTCCATGAAGCCTTTTTGGAGGACGGATAAGATAGAATTCCGTATCCCAGGTATCTGCATTATGATAAAACTCAATGATTCCGCAATGCTCCGGAATACTCTCAGAATCTACCATTCCCATAGGCAGAAGAAAACTGAATGCATTACAAACATAATCTCCACAGGAAATTTTATCATGTTTCAGAAATTTTTCTCCGGTGTCTTTATTGATATATGATTTTTTGAAGTCATTTTTAAAATCGCTTTTGGAAAGTTTGATCTCTATTTCATGACTTCTTCCTCCAGCATCAATGATGAGTATATCTGCTTCCCAATCAGCCTGGAAATAGTTGGTGAGTACGAGTTCTTTCTCAAAATCGCAATGGGTATGGATATATGCGTGAACAAGTTCTTCTATTTTAAGCATAATATAATGTTTAGATCGGAGACATCTGATGTGAAATATGAGACTTAAATCACGAAACGTCTTTTATTTAGCTCACCAATAAGCTACAACCTCTGATATCAGAGTGATCTATTCTCCCCAGTACCTGAAATTTGTCCCCTACTACTTTTCCTAAATCCTGGGTTGCAATAAAGGAACAGGAATACGTATTGGCTAAGTCGATGATATTAATTGCCCCGGTTCTTCCATCTTTTTCATAGGATAAAGGATCCTCAACATTTCTAATCTTAATCTGCATCCAATTAGGACACTGATATTCGTTATTACCAAGAGAATAAGCCTGAGATAACAACTCTGTCATTGAATATTCTGAGTAGATTGTATCTGTATTGAAGCCTTCCTGCAAAATTTTCAAAAGTTCATCTTTTGTCATTTCTTCTTTTCTTCCTTTCATTCCTCCGGTTTCGATAACAACCAGGTTTTCAAGAACGCTTAGAGATTCCTCACTGCGTTCGGAATGACAATAATCTAAAAAGTCTAATAAGGCAAAGGAAACTCCGAAAAGAATTACCTTTTTATCCTGTAACTGGTTTAAAAGATCAAAAAGATCGGAATGATTATAAAGGAAATATCCGTTTTCAGCTTTTGCCGATTTTTTCATCAGATAATCTACCATATAAATCAGAGACGAATTCTGTCTTTCCAAATAACTCGGTAGTAATCCAAGAAAAATAAAATCCTCCGGTTTTCCAATGAACTGTTCAAAACTTTTGTAGATACTTTCTTCATACAAATCCGTATCAGCTATAAAATGCTTCGAAAGATTCATCTGCGTGGTACCGGAACTCTGAAAAAACAAGTCTGTAGTTGCATTTCCATCCAGAATCTGATGGTTTTTAAACATTTCAATCGGAAGAAATGGAATTTTCGATACATCATCAACCTCATCTGGACTGATGTTTAAAAAATCTACAAACTTCCTATATATCTCAACATTTTCATACTGATAACGAAATGTTTTCAATGATGCATTCAGGAAATCCTGTTCAGTTTTTATGTTGAATATATTTTTCGGTTCCATAATTTTTTTTATTCGTCTTATTACTCCAGTACAAAGCAATTATTGAGATAAAATATTTTTATTTAATGTTTTTTTAATATCGGAATTTGACTTTGGTAAACTTCTTGCAATCACCTAACCGGAATATGGATTAAAAACAGAATGA from Chryseobacterium indologenes encodes the following:
- a CDS encoding T6SS phospholipase effector Tle1-like catalytic domain-containing protein, whose translation is MNGSRVISVGIFFDGTGNNGVNALSGDKPLNNNESYHGAFTNIYKLYKLFIGNEKIYVEGIGTVSGREDSNFAITTCANPPYGKGYSSDDKLQKAESFVQRIIQDEDCEYHFYLYGFGRGGMLARTFSHWLFSNYSFTKVKVKFLGAFDTVESKPFNTYDVSVSHQVENVLHICAFNECRFFFPLTGFFENSKMMQDCRFLDNTVVWKEIFVPGAHADVGGGYLEGPQSVYISTDFANTEDLKNYVYNIRNRKTDAEENKIWDALLSGFRVERKDAFSKAYVCRDKVYNELSKLYGKLMLKETNEISPVFTSGKELEIDYKRHPLLESLYEEMSGYIKDLSINKKPKYNYDKLSDYIHIAANFGLYHDGLSKQSEYEMNVELLNNGLNVSSSTVVDQKSHTRLSAELHLPEDRFVADFLYGTSVPNNDVWTRSIIKTPVTRLDEINN
- a CDS encoding response regulator transcription factor, yielding MSSQIKIALIDDEQLILEGVKLLLSNEKNISVCLTADNGPDFIEYLGKLSEKEFPDIALVDIQMKPMNGFELVEILKEKYPDLKIIILSSHYKTSVLGYMVKLGVSAFLPKNSDKKTFIDAITMVDKNGVFFTAEDHQMLFTYMNSSAKKNSLFETEDELSEREKDVVKLICQEFTNNEIGEKLFISPRTVESHRQRILEKIGAKNTVGIVIYAIVNNIYSLEKI
- a CDS encoding sensor histidine kinase, producing the protein MILIIVTIAIIVSFIMLAYRAFISRIIKEKNVQHEAEVLHQKKLALENIKAQEEERKRIAVMIHDDIGNRLNILSLWLNNLDTKGDELIKKNIYGQMSSLIDAARSISHSLYPVNLESVGLVLYVEELIANLSHKINISMQVMPGYEKKDLFVEVQLYRIIQEFTTNVIKHSTATDLWIYIKDYPQNMAVVISDNGQGFEYEEVKKGMGIKNIESRIKSMNAVHKWKKSFLNKGSRLIIKIPKHHEFPNQNSTD
- a CDS encoding DUF5715 family protein; its protein translation is MRKFLCVVFVPFMYSLHYSQAAKKTLPCYDLTTVLKVEPTALYKPHLDASKSFGVHLLKDSKTVQKYISKGKFHKIKKSGKGYQVQKLDYSKAYMVSKAKTTLENIGSKFSKATKGATFTVSSITRTLEDQCRLRRVNSNASLGISSHNYGNSFDISYIRFNNVLKYNPKMEVALEKVLKHYADAGRIYYIKEKQQSCYHITVRNY
- the aqpZ gene encoding aquaporin Z yields the protein MKKLFAEFFGTFWLVFGGCGSAVFAAGVPDIGIGLLGVALAFGLTVLTMAYAVGHISGGHFNPAVSFGLLAGGRFSAKDLIPYIVAQCLGAIVAAGCLYTILNGAGAVDFSKPGAFATNFYGEAVYNGKAFSMGAAFLAEFLLTAFFLIVIMGATDKWANGKFAGIAIGLALTLIHLISIPITNTSVNPARSLSQAVFTGGLAMSQLWLFWVAPILGGIVGGLIYKFLLQRDTAEITD
- a CDS encoding acyl transferase — encoded protein: MEPKNIFNIKTEQDFLNASLKTFRYQYENVEIYRKFVDFLNISPDEVDDVSKIPFLPIEMFKNHQILDGNATTDLFFQSSGTTQMNLSKHFIADTDLYEESIYKSFEQFIGKPEDFIFLGLLPSYLERQNSSLIYMVDYLMKKSAKAENGYFLYNHSDLFDLLNQLQDKKVILFGVSFALLDFLDYCHSERSEESLSVLENLVVIETGGMKGRKEEMTKDELLKILQEGFNTDTIYSEYSMTELLSQAYSLGNNEYQCPNWMQIKIRNVEDPLSYEKDGRTGAINIIDLANTYSCSFIATQDLGKVVGDKFQVLGRIDHSDIRGCSLLVS